In the genome of bacterium, one region contains:
- a CDS encoding ABC transporter substrate-binding protein, with the protein MVGGGAGYWLTRGTLGISLASAAPSDTLVTGFSFDIKTLDPGRQLENGSSHIGHATYDSLVTFDGADLTTPKPSLATGWKVSPDGKTLTFTLRRNVRFATGNPLTSADVKWSFDRVRYIKGNGAFLLNGVQDVLAPDPYSVVIQLDAPHPAILPILSSPVLGVLDSKVVTQNGGDASPDAKEKDKAEAYLNDHSAGSGPYILESQTRDQEIVLVKNPTHWRGAPSISRVVVRNIKEPATEELMLKRGDLEIAWGIGPDEARSLRQTPGVTVKTAPALNLLYVIMNNNPQVGGPFSNPKVQQAVRYALDYNGILALAGPGSVRLAGVIPTTLPGALPSSEAVKTDLDRAKQLLKDANPGDLKGQLSFSTGNVFYGVQFGIVAEKVQADLAKVGIQITLDGLPSSIALQKYRDAKDQLGIWAWAADYPDVSDYLVFVPGRTVGKRAGWPADASPDTQALADLATKAETEIDNAKRVSLYQQVNRKIAEIGPFAPMFQPVAPYAFRSTLRGVVLASTWFIDYTTVKKG; encoded by the coding sequence ATGGTTGGAGGAGGGGCGGGCTATTGGCTGACCCGCGGCACGCTGGGGATCTCCTTGGCCAGCGCGGCCCCAAGCGACACTCTCGTGACCGGCTTCAGCTTCGATATCAAAACCCTTGACCCCGGTCGCCAGCTGGAGAACGGAAGCAGTCACATCGGCCACGCCACCTACGACTCCCTCGTCACCTTCGACGGTGCGGACCTCACGACACCCAAGCCATCGCTGGCGACCGGCTGGAAGGTCTCGCCCGACGGAAAGACATTAACCTTTACGCTGCGCAGGAACGTCCGGTTCGCCACCGGGAATCCGCTGACCAGCGCGGACGTCAAGTGGTCATTCGACCGCGTTCGATACATCAAGGGCAACGGGGCGTTCTTGCTCAACGGGGTCCAGGACGTGCTCGCGCCCGATCCCTACTCTGTGGTGATTCAGCTCGACGCCCCCCACCCGGCGATCCTCCCCATTCTCTCCAGTCCGGTGCTTGGCGTCCTCGACAGCAAAGTCGTGACGCAGAATGGTGGGGATGCCAGCCCGGATGCGAAGGAGAAGGATAAGGCGGAAGCCTACCTCAACGATCACTCGGCGGGATCCGGTCCGTACATTTTGGAGAGCCAAACGCGGGACCAGGAGATCGTCCTGGTCAAGAACCCGACCCATTGGCGCGGCGCCCCATCGATTTCCCGGGTGGTCGTGCGCAACATCAAGGAGCCGGCGACCGAGGAACTCATGCTCAAGCGAGGCGATCTCGAAATCGCCTGGGGCATCGGTCCCGACGAAGCGCGGTCGCTCCGGCAAACCCCCGGCGTCACCGTCAAGACCGCGCCGGCGCTCAACCTGCTGTATGTCATTATGAACAATAATCCGCAAGTGGGGGGGCCGTTCAGCAATCCGAAGGTCCAGCAGGCCGTCCGTTATGCGCTCGACTACAACGGGATTCTCGCCCTGGCCGGCCCGGGCTCCGTCCGGCTGGCCGGCGTGATCCCCACCACCCTCCCGGGCGCGCTCCCATCGAGCGAGGCCGTGAAGACCGACCTGGACCGGGCGAAGCAGCTCCTAAAGGATGCGAACCCTGGCGACCTAAAGGGGCAGCTGTCATTCTCGACCGGCAACGTGTTTTATGGGGTCCAGTTCGGCATCGTCGCGGAAAAAGTCCAGGCCGATCTGGCGAAAGTAGGCATCCAGATCACCCTCGATGGTCTGCCGAGCAGCATCGCGCTCCAGAAGTACCGCGATGCGAAAGATCAGCTGGGTATCTGGGCCTGGGCGGCCGATTACCCCGACGTCAGCGACTACCTGGTCTTCGTCCCCGGCCGGACGGTGGGCAAGCGTGCCGGCTGGCCGGCCGACGCCAGTCCTGACACGCAGGCGTTGGCGGACCTGGCGACAAAGGCGGAGACCGAGATCGACAACGCCAAGCGGGTCTCCTTGTACCAGCAGGTCAACCGGAAGATTGCGGAGATCGGCCCATTCGCACCAATGTTCCAGCCGGTGGCCCCCTACGCCTTTCGGTCGACCCTCCGCGGCGTCGTGCTGGCCAGTACCTGGTTCATTGACTACACAACCGTGAAGAAGGGGTAG